CCGTTCCATTGCAAATTGATGCAGCCGGCCGCCGATGCGATGGCGGAGGCGCTCTCCAAGGTCACGATCAAGGCGCCCGCAGCGCCCCTGGTCTCCAACGTGCTGGCCAGCGCCATCACCGGTCCCGACGAGATCCGCCGCCGCCTTGTCGAGCAGGTCACCGGCACGGTGCGCTGGCGCGAGTCGGTCTCCTATATGGCTGGTCAGGGCGTCACGCGCTTCTTCGAGATCGGGGCGGGCAAGGTGCTGACGGGTCTCGTCAAGCGTATCGCCGACGGTGCCGTTGGCGTGGCCGTCGGCGGACCGAACGATATTGCCGCGGCCAAGGACGCCTTGGCTGCCGCGAAGCAGGGGTGAGGAGCTTTTCATGTTCGATCTGACTGGCAGGGTGAGGAGCTTTTCATGTTCGATCTGACTGGCAGGAAGGCGCTCGTCACCGGCGCGACCGGCGGCATCGGCGGCGCGATTGCACTGGCGCTGCATGCGCAGGGCGCCACGGTTGCGCTTTCGGGGACGCGCAAAGAAGTACTGGACGAGCTCGCCGGCAAGCTCGGCGAGCGCGTTCACGTGCTGCCGTGCAATCTCTCCAAGGCCGACGAGGTCGAGGCGCTGGTGCCCGCAGCGGAAGCCGCGATGGGACAGGTCGACATCCTCGTCGCCAATGCCGGCATCACGCGCGACAATCTCTTCGTGCAGCTCCGCGACGAGGACTGGGAAGAGGTCATCAACGTCAACCTGACCGCGACTTTCCGCCTCGCGCGCGCCGCGACGAAGCTGATGATGCGCAAGCGCTTCGGCCGCATCATCGCGATCACGTCGGTGGTCGGCGTCACCGGCAATCCCGGCCAGGGCAATTACACCGCGTCGAAAGCGGGCCTGATCGGCATGATCAAGACGCTCGGCGCCGAATACGCCAAGCGCGGCGTGACCGCGAACTGCATCGCGCCCGGCTTCATCAAGACGCCGATGACGGATGCGCTCAACGACAAGCAGCGCGAGACGATTCTGACCAAGGTTCCGGCCGCCCGGCTGGGTACGCCGGAGGATATTGCTGCAGCCGCGGTCTATCTCAGCTCCAACGAAGCAGGCTACGTCACCGGCCAGACCATCCACGTCAACGGCGGCATGGCCATGATCTGAACGTAATCCGGCTGGCCTAGGGCCGGGCGGACCGGATGCGGCAAACGGCCGTTTCCGAAGCGAATTGAGGCTTGTAGTCAAGGCAGTTGAAGTATGATAACCGGACCTTCAACGGACGGGCAAAGAACGCCATTGCAGGTTTTTGAAACCCTGTATATTGGCGATGCGGAGCCTTGGCCGTCGTTCGCCGGGCCCAGCATCGGCTAGGTTGGGGCCAAATCAAGTTCGTACGCAAAGGCAGTAAAACGACCACGACGGCTCGTATCGTCCCGGGGGGTCGGGTCTACAGG
This genomic interval from Bradyrhizobium sp. CB82 contains the following:
- the fabG gene encoding 3-oxoacyl-[acyl-carrier-protein] reductase, translated to MFDLTGRKALVTGATGGIGGAIALALHAQGATVALSGTRKEVLDELAGKLGERVHVLPCNLSKADEVEALVPAAEAAMGQVDILVANAGITRDNLFVQLRDEDWEEVINVNLTATFRLARAATKLMMRKRFGRIIAITSVVGVTGNPGQGNYTASKAGLIGMIKTLGAEYAKRGVTANCIAPGFIKTPMTDALNDKQRETILTKVPAARLGTPEDIAAAAVYLSSNEAGYVTGQTIHVNGGMAMI